A genomic segment from Nicotiana sylvestris chromosome 1, ASM39365v2, whole genome shotgun sequence encodes:
- the LOC138885544 gene encoding uncharacterized protein, whose product MASSSNRAVESVDESQAQHNVMPHLQGENEEPLPDLNHPRVSGNEVGSNPRAMSHNTPFMTPPFQQMAEFFRHLAGTRSEPSEMNFEKMRKMGGVEFEGTTDPTVAEQWLERMERVFEQLECTNASKFKYAISLLQKDAYDWWVSVPNAKAKPPVLTWDDFVKLFRAKYVPPVYCDAKKKEFLNLRQRSMSIAEYQQNFLRLSRYAKGIIDGERDKCRRFEEGLNGYIRKSVAILQLDDFSKLISAALTWERIDKEEASKRENRFRKGNSDYGGPSKKGKFDYSKTESTHKSLHHKQNKSNFSTASTPSYGQGKTHTPICAQCRKNHYGACRRASGACFNCGSMDHKVKDCPNPNPFSYSHTDGSVQKPVTIHSQANSSARPRNMQAAGSSGANQAGGSRATA is encoded by the coding sequence ATGGCCTCTTCTTCGAATAGAGCTGTTGAATCCGTTGATGAAAGTCAGGCTCAGCATAATGTCATGCCTCACCTTCAGGGAGAAAATGAGGAACCCTTGCCTGACCTAAATCATCCTCGTGTTAGTGGAAATGAAGTGGGCAGTAATCCAAGAGCAATGAGTCATAATACTCCATTTATGACTCCTCCATTCCAGCAAATGGCTGAGTTCTTTCGTCACTTGGCTGGGACAAGGTCAGAACCTAGTGAAATGAAttttgagaagatgagaaaaatgGGCGGAGTTGAATTTGAAGGCACTACAGATCCCACGGTAGCTGAACAATGGCTCGAGCGCATGGAGAGGGTCTTTGAACAACTGGAGTGTACTAATGCTTCCAAATTTAAGTATGCTATCTCTCTTTTACAAAAAGACGCCTATGATTGGTGGGTAAGTGTGCCAAATGCAAAAGCAAAACCTCCGGTGCTGACTTGGGATGACTTTGTGAAATTATTTCGTGCAAAATATGTTCcccctgtctattgtgatgctaaaAAGAAAGAGTTTTTGAATTTAAGACAACGAAGTATGTCTATTGCAGAATATCAACAAAACTTTCTCAGGCTTTCTCGCTATGCTAAAGGTATTATTGATGGTGAAAGAGACAAGTGTAGAAGATTTGAAGAAGGTTTGAATGGTTACATTCGAAAATCAGTGGCAATCTTACAACTTGATGATTTTTCCAAGCTGATTTCAGCTGCTCTTACTTGGGAAAGAATTGACAAGGAAGAAGCTAGTAAGAGAGAAAACAGGTTTAGGAAGGGTAATTCAGATTATGGCGGTCCATCCAAAAAGGGAAAGTTTGATTATTCCAAGACTGAGAGTACACATAAATCATTACATCATAAGCAGAACAAGTCGAATTTTTCTACTGCCAGTACTCCAAGTTATGGCCAAGGCAAAACTCATACCCCTATTTGTGCACAGTGCAGAAAGAATCATTATGGTGCCTGTAGACGAGCTTCCGGTGCTTGCTTTAATTGTGGAAGTATGGATCATAAAGTGAAGGATTGTCCTAATCCTAATCCTTTTTCGTATTCACATACAGATGGATCAGTTCAAAAGCCTGTCACTATTCATTCTCAAGCTAATAGCAGTGCTAGACCTCGAAATATGCAAGCAGCGGGTTCGAGTGGAGCTAATCAGGCTGGTGGGTCAAGGGCTACTGCATGA
- the LOC104231245 gene encoding uncharacterized protein, with product MDDSMKQLQEKLIEVEIEAENLLLARQQLIENDRVRNGNREALTALRRRAKTTKTSVPTPFESLMRDVESRPLVKEVCSTCGNHDSKEKTWVMFPGADVFANIPFHAAHTILEKDQTLLDYEAKKLQSFVKEKSLWISDQGVLADSINPDVLRSMVTLTDKPKTEQNE from the exons ATGGACGACTCAATGAAACAATTGCAAGAAAAGCTTATTGAGGTTGAAATAGAAGCTGAAAATCTTTTATTAGCTCGGCAACAG TTAATTGAAAATGATAGAGTGAGGAATGGGAACAGGGAAGCATTAACTGCACTAAGGAGGAGGGCCAAGACGACAAAAACTAGCGTTCCTACACCGTTTGAGTCACTAATGAGGGATGTTGAATCAAGACCACTGGTGAAAGAGGTTTGTTCAACCTGTGGTAATCACGATTCAAAGGAGAAGACTTGGGTCATGTTCCCGGGAGCTGATGTATTTGCTAATATACCATTTCATGCTGCTCATACCATTCTGGAGAAAG ATCAAACTCTACTTGATTACGAAGCGAAGAAACTCCAGAGCTTTGTAAAGGAGAAGTCTTTATGGATATCGGATCAAGGAGTTCTTGCAGATAGTATTAATCCAGATGTCCTCAGATCTATGGTGACTTTAACTGACAAACCAAA GACCGAGCAGAATGAGTAA
- the LOC104231246 gene encoding malate dehydrogenase, cytoplasmic-like isoform X1 produces the protein MEYLGSMEKPLVLLGCACLSWKIVRHIWSFLNIEKDPITVLVTGAAGQIGYALVPMIARGAMLGPDQPVIIHMLDIEPAAEALKGVKMELIDAALPLLKGVVATTDVVEACKDVNVAVMVGGFPRKEGMERKDVMSKNVSIYKAQASALEQHAAPDCKVLVVANPANTNALILKEFAPSFPEKNITCLTRLDHNRALGQVSERLNVHVGDVKNVTIWGNHSSTQYPDVNHATVKTTSGEKSVRELVANDQWLNTEFITTVQQRGAAIIKARKLSSALSAASSACDHIRNWVLGTPKGTWVSMGVYSDGSYGIPPGLIYSFPVTCEKGEWSIVQGLKIDEFSRAKMDATAKELIEEKSLAYSCLN, from the exons ATGGAATATTTGGGATCGATGGAAAAGCCTCTTGTTTTGTTGGGTTGTGCGTGTTTGTCATGGAAGATTGTTAGGCACATATGGAGCTTCTTGAATATAGAAAAGGATCCCATTACAGTGCTTGTTACTGGTGCTGCAG GTCAAATTGGATATGCTCTTGTTCCGATGATTGCTCGAGGAGCCATGTTAGGCCCTGATCAACCTGTTATCATACACATGCTTGATATTGAACCTGCTGCTGAGGCATTGAAAGGAGTAAAAATGGAATTAATTGATGCAGCTTTGCCTCTTCTCAAAG GTGTTGTTGCTACAACGGATGTTGTCGAAGCTTGTAAAGATGTCAATGTTGCTGTTATGGTTGGTGGATTTCCAAGAAAGGAAGGGATGGAAAGAAAGGATGTGATGTCCAAAAATGTTTCAATTTATAAGGCACAGGCCTCTGCCTTAGAACAGCATGCTGCCCCTGATTGCaag GTTTTGGTTGTTGCGAATCCAGCTAACACAAATGCGCTTATTCTGAAAGAATTCGCACCTTCCTTTCCGGAGAAAAACATCACTTGCCTAACAAGGCTTGATCACAATAGAGCTTTAGGTCAGGTTTCAGAGAGGCTAAATGTTCATGTTGGTGATGTAAAGAATGTAACAATATGGGGAAATCACTCTTCAACTCAGTATCCAGATGTGAATCATGCAACAGTAAAAACTACTAGTGGTGAAAAGTCTGTCAGAGAACTTGTGGCTAATGATCAATG GTTGAACACAGAATTTATCACAACAGTGCAGCAGCGAGGGGCCGCCATCATAAAAGCTCGAAAGCTATCAAGTGCATTATCTGCTGCTAGCTCAGCTTGTGATCATATACGTAATTGGGTTCTGGGCACTCCAAAG GGGACATGGGTTTCAATGGGAGTCTACTCTGATGGATCTTATGGCATCCCACCTGGCTTAATTTACTCTTTTCCAGTTACTTGTGAGAAAGGAGAATGGTCAATTGTGCAAG GTCTGAAGATAGATGAgttttcaagagccaagatggaCGCAACAGCGAAGGAATTGATCGAGGAAAAGTCCTTGGCGTATTCATGCCTCAACTAA
- the LOC104231246 gene encoding malate dehydrogenase, cytoplasmic-like isoform X2, which yields MAKQPTRVLVTGAAGQIGYALVPMIARGAMLGPDQPVIIHMLDIEPAAEALKGVKMELIDAALPLLKGVVATTDVVEACKDVNVAVMVGGFPRKEGMERKDVMSKNVSIYKAQASALEQHAAPDCKVLVVANPANTNALILKEFAPSFPEKNITCLTRLDHNRALGQVSERLNVHVGDVKNVTIWGNHSSTQYPDVNHATVKTTSGEKSVRELVANDQWLNTEFITTVQQRGAAIIKARKLSSALSAASSACDHIRNWVLGTPKGTWVSMGVYSDGSYGIPPGLIYSFPVTCEKGEWSIVQGLKIDEFSRAKMDATAKELIEEKSLAYSCLN from the exons ATGGCAAAACAACCTACTAGAGTTCTTGTCACTGGAGCCGCCG GTCAAATTGGATATGCTCTTGTTCCGATGATTGCTCGAGGAGCCATGTTAGGCCCTGATCAACCTGTTATCATACACATGCTTGATATTGAACCTGCTGCTGAGGCATTGAAAGGAGTAAAAATGGAATTAATTGATGCAGCTTTGCCTCTTCTCAAAG GTGTTGTTGCTACAACGGATGTTGTCGAAGCTTGTAAAGATGTCAATGTTGCTGTTATGGTTGGTGGATTTCCAAGAAAGGAAGGGATGGAAAGAAAGGATGTGATGTCCAAAAATGTTTCAATTTATAAGGCACAGGCCTCTGCCTTAGAACAGCATGCTGCCCCTGATTGCaag GTTTTGGTTGTTGCGAATCCAGCTAACACAAATGCGCTTATTCTGAAAGAATTCGCACCTTCCTTTCCGGAGAAAAACATCACTTGCCTAACAAGGCTTGATCACAATAGAGCTTTAGGTCAGGTTTCAGAGAGGCTAAATGTTCATGTTGGTGATGTAAAGAATGTAACAATATGGGGAAATCACTCTTCAACTCAGTATCCAGATGTGAATCATGCAACAGTAAAAACTACTAGTGGTGAAAAGTCTGTCAGAGAACTTGTGGCTAATGATCAATG GTTGAACACAGAATTTATCACAACAGTGCAGCAGCGAGGGGCCGCCATCATAAAAGCTCGAAAGCTATCAAGTGCATTATCTGCTGCTAGCTCAGCTTGTGATCATATACGTAATTGGGTTCTGGGCACTCCAAAG GGGACATGGGTTTCAATGGGAGTCTACTCTGATGGATCTTATGGCATCCCACCTGGCTTAATTTACTCTTTTCCAGTTACTTGTGAGAAAGGAGAATGGTCAATTGTGCAAG GTCTGAAGATAGATGAgttttcaagagccaagatggaCGCAACAGCGAAGGAATTGATCGAGGAAAAGTCCTTGGCGTATTCATGCCTCAACTAA